A genomic segment from Thermotoga neapolitana DSM 4359 encodes:
- a CDS encoding tetratricopeptide repeat-containing glycosyltransferase family 2 protein, which produces MRRCLLSVAMIVKDEEHNIRRALESVKGVADEIVVVDTGSTDRTPKIVKEYTDRLYFHEWKNDFSEARNFSLKFPTCEWVLILDADEEVSEEFRKNIRDFLKNLPDDVNTIYLPTVSYLDWDFKKTEVASTPRIFRNGTVYYKNIVHNQAVYKPKVVHAPFKVYHYGYIWTRKLKKKKYERTATLIRKHLETVKDPVEKIYYLIQLYKTEKVGGKKHEENKIAWQILQEIKKIGKVPAIGLEFLYIFGMELITRGFLEKGEELIDTALKAFPENPDPYFAKLAIYERKKDWENLYRWGSRFFEVLNRAMSQVEKYEFTIMSIREIGTAHLLTCHACLKLKKWEEAALHLSKAIESNVDRSKLAVTLRHVLEIEDREDFQKALGLVEKIAEHSENLFFDNVVEKIAEFEIDVSENLLKKLPVSKKISRFIVKRLIEKKDFLFEYLTDEDTNSFVERTGIPGLLFIFDLLKRRETEGKLIRILSKIEGDEKLSGIIQALIGDLYLKLGNFSEAISRYRKALELTPEMANFIKPVIEDLKTRLDPDTEGVYEELYRYFSGYREFPFDLLGFVKEDAEKLYLISDHPVALYASAVATRDREKSKKLLMKITDTTKLPFYYYRLAKIHEEEDPKRAFELHMKAVEENENLGDIALGRYKYDALYPNQVLPFMRKEDETIWAGNITEKFSGLGVIHPVRSWKKKENFFYSSPFPSDEALKIYREREKEIYKDPPFKIKKEYVVEALSETDLTDLKVRGDLPGLESVLEELGIELKENSKNLLVVSGVEETLDLEKLVEDAERVLLFFFVPDLSDRNDLVWYYPPFRVLRTTSQMKNILEKAGFSTLKVKAFEKNLRFIESARR; this is translated from the coding sequence GTGAGAAGATGCCTTCTTTCCGTTGCGATGATAGTGAAAGATGAAGAGCACAACATAAGAAGAGCTCTCGAGAGTGTCAAAGGTGTTGCAGACGAGATCGTGGTGGTCGACACTGGCTCCACAGACAGAACGCCCAAGATCGTAAAAGAGTACACCGACAGACTCTACTTCCACGAGTGGAAAAACGACTTTTCTGAAGCAAGGAACTTCTCTTTGAAATTTCCCACCTGTGAGTGGGTTCTCATACTGGACGCAGACGAAGAGGTCTCTGAAGAGTTCAGAAAGAACATAAGGGACTTTCTGAAAAATCTTCCAGACGATGTGAACACCATCTATCTTCCAACGGTGAGTTATCTGGACTGGGATTTCAAAAAAACAGAAGTGGCCTCCACTCCGAGGATATTCAGAAACGGGACGGTGTACTACAAAAACATCGTTCACAACCAGGCTGTCTACAAGCCGAAAGTGGTTCATGCCCCGTTCAAGGTGTACCACTACGGCTACATCTGGACCAGGAAACTGAAGAAGAAAAAATACGAGCGAACTGCAACGCTCATAAGAAAACATCTCGAAACGGTGAAAGATCCTGTGGAAAAGATATACTATTTGATACAGCTTTATAAGACAGAAAAGGTAGGTGGTAAAAAGCACGAAGAAAACAAAATCGCCTGGCAGATTTTACAGGAAATAAAAAAAATTGGAAAAGTACCGGCAATAGGTTTGGAATTTCTCTATATTTTTGGAATGGAACTGATAACAAGAGGATTTCTCGAAAAAGGTGAAGAATTGATAGATACCGCACTGAAGGCCTTCCCGGAGAATCCCGATCCTTACTTCGCAAAACTTGCCATCTACGAGAGGAAAAAAGACTGGGAGAACCTTTACCGATGGGGAAGCAGATTCTTTGAAGTTCTGAACAGGGCAATGTCACAGGTAGAAAAGTACGAGTTCACCATCATGAGTATAAGAGAGATCGGAACAGCACATCTTCTCACGTGTCATGCGTGTCTGAAACTGAAGAAATGGGAAGAAGCCGCTCTTCATCTTTCAAAAGCGATAGAAAGCAATGTTGATAGATCAAAACTTGCAGTCACACTCCGTCACGTCCTGGAAATAGAAGACAGAGAAGACTTTCAAAAAGCACTTGGCCTCGTGGAAAAAATAGCAGAACACTCCGAAAATCTCTTCTTCGACAACGTGGTAGAAAAGATAGCAGAATTTGAGATCGATGTTTCCGAAAATCTTCTGAAGAAACTTCCCGTCTCAAAGAAGATCTCCAGATTCATCGTGAAAAGACTGATTGAGAAAAAAGATTTCCTCTTCGAATACCTCACAGACGAAGACACAAACTCCTTTGTGGAGAGAACAGGCATCCCCGGTCTTCTTTTCATTTTCGATCTTCTGAAACGGAGAGAAACAGAAGGAAAACTCATCAGAATACTCTCAAAGATCGAAGGCGATGAAAAACTAAGCGGCATCATCCAGGCACTCATAGGAGATCTCTATCTGAAACTTGGAAACTTCTCCGAAGCCATTTCAAGATACAGAAAAGCGCTGGAATTGACACCAGAGATGGCAAACTTCATAAAGCCTGTGATCGAAGACCTGAAAACACGCCTTGATCCGGACACAGAAGGTGTCTACGAAGAACTCTACAGGTACTTCTCAGGCTACAGAGAGTTCCCGTTTGATCTTCTTGGCTTTGTAAAAGAAGACGCAGAAAAACTGTACCTCATCTCCGACCACCCGGTGGCACTCTATGCTTCTGCTGTGGCTACCAGAGACAGGGAAAAATCGAAGAAGTTGCTGATGAAAATAACAGACACCACAAAACTTCCGTTCTACTACTACCGGCTTGCAAAGATCCACGAAGAAGAAGACCCAAAAAGGGCCTTCGAACTTCACATGAAGGCAGTGGAGGAAAACGAAAACCTGGGAGACATTGCACTGGGAAGGTATAAATACGACGCTCTCTATCCGAACCAAGTCCTTCCTTTCATGAGAAAAGAAGACGAAACCATCTGGGCTGGAAACATCACGGAAAAGTTCTCAGGTCTTGGCGTGATCCATCCCGTCAGATCCTGGAAGAAAAAAGAAAACTTCTTTTACTCGTCCCCATTTCCATCAGATGAGGCTTTGAAGATTTACAGAGAAAGAGAAAAGGAGATCTACAAAGATCCTCCATTCAAGATCAAAAAAGAGTACGTCGTTGAAGCACTATCAGAGACCGACCTGACGGATTTGAAAGTCAGAGGAGATCTTCCCGGACTGGAATCTGTTCTGGAAGAACTCGGAATAGAGTTGAAAGAGAACTCGAAAAACCTCCTTGTTGTTTCTGGTGTAGAAGAGACTCTAGACCTTGAAAAACTCGTTGAAGATGCTGAAAGAGTCCTTCTTTTCTTCTTCGTTCCGGATTTGAGTGATAGAAACGATCTTGTATGGTACTATCCTCCTTTCAGGGTGCTCAGGACAACGTCTCAGATGAAAAACATCCTGGAGAAGGCAGGATTTTCCACTTTGAAAGTGAAAGCATTTGAGAAGAATTTGAGGTTCATAGAGTCCGCGAGGAGGTAA
- a CDS encoding methyltransferase domain-containing protein: protein MEIFEKIQKAIEQKDFSKAKEMAEKIDDETERYNTLGMVHYYEGRKEEAQAFFEKALKINPVHDDVLFNYSKVLLEKGEYFEAWRYLTRINEKTWEVYDMLGDTQLQLNNLAMALHYYRKASELSDIPEMKEKYESLKKQFKKDTKVAFLCLPGLDHFIKDIANILSEMYEVKLVVTADGKQIVDAYNWADIVWIEWANELAVEITNKLPKGNKKILCRLHSYEALANYPEKINWNNVDTLILVADHMKDVLKNYHQSVYEKIKDKIKVVPNGVDLNRFRFKVRSPGFNIAVVAHINHKKAPEMWLQVIGFLKNIDERYILHVAGDFQELRYANYFKYFIKEADLEKNVKLYGFVRNIEEFLEDMNYVLSTSVHEGHPYNIMEAMARGIKPLIHNYHGAKKQWPEDLIFNFIDEIPDLIKRKYESERYRRYMEDNYSLESQIKIITGAIGSPPTKINVEKKSVWDNLWRKYTEYDILSLVNNPEGKAFRSEFVNLLNHFFVLKGSRILEAGCGSGTISIDLSKRGAYYTGIDISQDSVELSKKVASFFELRNVSFKKMDGFKTIFSDKEFDIVFNIGVVVHFQDEDIVKMLKEMARVGKFIVVGVPYSGSQIYKLSKEISQETGTWEYGFERDFYSLKDLFEKAGVKLLHEEIIGSFSEAFYLKRINPSLIKNNWPKTLKECFRVRKTLEAGL from the coding sequence ATGGAAATTTTTGAAAAAATTCAAAAGGCGATAGAACAAAAAGATTTTTCAAAGGCAAAAGAAATGGCAGAAAAAATCGACGATGAAACAGAAAGATACAACACACTGGGGATGGTGCACTACTACGAAGGCAGAAAAGAAGAGGCTCAGGCCTTCTTTGAAAAAGCCTTGAAGATAAACCCTGTTCACGATGACGTACTGTTCAACTATTCGAAGGTTCTACTTGAAAAAGGAGAGTACTTCGAAGCCTGGAGGTATCTGACGAGAATCAATGAGAAAACGTGGGAAGTGTACGACATGCTCGGTGACACTCAACTGCAATTGAACAACCTCGCAATGGCCCTTCATTACTACAGAAAAGCATCAGAACTTTCTGACATTCCAGAGATGAAAGAAAAGTACGAATCACTCAAAAAGCAATTTAAAAAGGATACAAAAGTTGCTTTTCTCTGCCTTCCTGGTCTTGATCATTTCATCAAAGACATAGCAAATATTCTTTCCGAAATGTACGAAGTGAAACTCGTTGTAACAGCAGATGGAAAGCAGATCGTCGACGCTTACAATTGGGCAGATATCGTCTGGATCGAGTGGGCAAACGAACTGGCAGTGGAGATAACAAACAAACTGCCAAAAGGAAACAAAAAAATTCTCTGCAGGCTCCACAGTTATGAAGCCCTTGCAAACTATCCAGAAAAGATAAACTGGAACAACGTGGACACACTTATACTGGTTGCCGACCACATGAAAGATGTGCTGAAAAACTACCATCAGAGTGTCTACGAAAAAATAAAAGACAAAATCAAAGTGGTTCCAAACGGGGTAGATCTGAACAGGTTCAGATTCAAAGTTCGATCTCCTGGTTTCAACATAGCCGTGGTGGCACACATAAATCACAAGAAAGCTCCTGAGATGTGGCTTCAGGTGATCGGGTTTTTGAAGAACATCGATGAAAGATACATTCTCCACGTGGCAGGGGATTTTCAGGAGCTAAGATATGCAAATTACTTCAAGTATTTCATCAAAGAAGCTGACCTGGAGAAAAACGTCAAGCTGTATGGCTTTGTGCGTAACATAGAAGAATTCCTTGAAGACATGAACTACGTACTTTCCACAAGTGTTCATGAAGGTCATCCGTACAACATAATGGAAGCAATGGCAAGAGGTATAAAACCCTTGATACACAATTATCATGGAGCAAAAAAGCAGTGGCCTGAGGATCTCATCTTTAATTTCATCGATGAAATTCCTGATCTTATAAAGAGAAAGTACGAGAGTGAAAGATACAGACGATACATGGAAGACAACTACTCTCTGGAGTCGCAGATCAAAATTATCACAGGTGCGATAGGATCACCGCCTACAAAGATAAATGTGGAAAAAAAGAGCGTATGGGATAATTTATGGAGAAAATACACTGAATATGACATATTATCTCTTGTTAACAACCCTGAAGGAAAAGCTTTCAGATCGGAGTTTGTGAATTTGTTAAATCACTTTTTTGTACTGAAGGGTTCAAGGATACTGGAAGCTGGGTGTGGTTCTGGCACCATTTCCATAGATCTTTCAAAAAGAGGCGCCTATTACACAGGGATAGACATCAGCCAGGATAGCGTAGAACTCTCAAAGAAAGTAGCCAGTTTTTTCGAACTACGAAATGTGAGCTTCAAGAAAATGGATGGTTTCAAAACGATATTTTCCGATAAAGAATTCGATATTGTTTTCAACATCGGTGTAGTGGTACATTTCCAGGATGAGGACATCGTCAAAATGCTCAAAGAGATGGCTCGCGTGGGGAAATTCATTGTGGTAGGTGTCCCGTACAGTGGATCGCAGATTTATAAACTCTCAAAAGAGATATCACAGGAGACCGGAACTTGGGAATATGGTTTTGAAAGAGATTTTTACAGTTTAAAGGATCTGTTCGAAAAAGCTGGAGTAAAATTGCTTCACGAGGAAATCATAGGTTCATTTTCTGAGGCCTTTTATTTGAAAAGGATAAACCCCTCACTGATAAAAAACAACTGGCCCAAAACCTTGAAAGAATGCTTCAGGGTGCGAAAAACATTGGAAGCTGGCTTGTAG
- a CDS encoding FprA family A-type flavoprotein — protein MPKVWTEKVFDDPEIYILRIDDDRIKYFEAVWEISEGISYNAYLVKLGSANVLIDGWKRNYTEEFIETLSSLIDPKKITHIVVNHTEPDHSGTLPETLKVIGHDAEILASNFGKRLLEGFYGIKNVSVVSDGEEKEIGGRTFKFVMAPWLHWPDTMVTYLDGILFGCDVGGGILPSFHSGRLERRSGERIPSLRHKIHRHCNRTLQKLHSGGSRETLRTRHKSDTSGTRADMEKGSGKTS, from the coding sequence ATGCCGAAAGTCTGGACTGAAAAGGTCTTCGACGACCCAGAAATTTATATTTTAAGAATAGACGACGATCGGATAAAGTATTTCGAGGCAGTGTGGGAGATATCCGAAGGCATCAGCTACAACGCGTACCTTGTGAAACTGGGCAGTGCAAACGTTCTGATAGACGGCTGGAAGAGAAATTACACAGAGGAGTTCATAGAAACCCTCTCCAGTCTCATCGATCCGAAAAAGATCACCCACATCGTAGTCAACCACACCGAGCCAGATCACAGCGGAACACTGCCTGAAACACTGAAAGTTATAGGACACGATGCGGAGATCCTCGCATCGAACTTTGGAAAAAGACTCCTTGAAGGTTTCTATGGGATAAAGAACGTGTCGGTGGTATCGGACGGTGAAGAAAAAGAGATAGGCGGAAGGACGTTCAAATTCGTCATGGCCCCCTGGCTTCACTGGCCCGACACGATGGTGACCTATCTCGATGGGATCCTCTTTGGATGCGATGTGGGAGGGGGGATACTCCCTTCCTTCCACTCTGGACGACTCGAGCGAAGAAGTGGTGAAAGAATACCTTCCCTACGTCACAAAATACATCGTCACTGTAATAGGACACTACAAAAACTACATTCTGGAGGGAGCAGAGAAACTCTCCGCACTCGACATAAAAGCGATACTTCCGGGACACGGGCTGATATGGAAAAAGGATCCGGGAAAACTTCTTGA
- the flgL gene encoding flagellar hook-associated protein FlgL has product MRINHNISALNAWRNISQTQYSMSKTLERLSSGLRINRAGDDAAGLAISEKMRGQIKGLNMAIKNAQDAISLIQTAEGALTEVHSILQRMRELAVQAASDTNTDVDREQIQKEIDQLREEIDRIARTTEFNTKKLLDGKLESFRSQVDAKVVTGGNINVQLGTVSSAAVEGTYVIEVGQFSGTVTSELDVKITLFSVGGSTSKIATITAGTAALGNITFTWDTNVLSISDFGGALPSNEVVDSAVVRVEAVYTAASQLIFQIGANEGHNMVAGIDDMSAAALGLTTASLKVTDQDSAERTIMVIDAAIHRVSTARAALGAIQNRLEHTISNLGVAAENLTAAESRIRDADMAKEMMEFTKQQILLQSSMAMLAQANTLPQNVLQLMR; this is encoded by the coding sequence ATGAGGATCAATCACAACATCAGTGCGTTGAACGCCTGGAGGAACATCAGTCAGACACAGTACAGCATGAGCAAAACCCTTGAAAGACTCTCCTCTGGTTTGAGGATCAACAGAGCCGGTGACGATGCAGCGGGTCTTGCCATCAGCGAAAAGATGAGAGGCCAGATCAAGGGTCTGAACATGGCAATCAAAAACGCCCAGGATGCCATCTCCCTGATCCAGACAGCAGAAGGAGCGCTCACAGAAGTACACTCAATCCTTCAGAGAATGAGAGAACTCGCAGTCCAGGCAGCATCCGACACCAACACCGACGTTGATAGAGAACAGATCCAGAAAGAAATCGATCAGCTCAGAGAAGAGATCGACAGGATAGCAAGAACAACCGAGTTCAACACAAAGAAACTCCTCGATGGAAAACTGGAAAGTTTCAGAAGCCAGGTCGACGCAAAGGTCGTGACGGGTGGAAACATAAACGTTCAGCTGGGAACTGTGTCCTCGGCTGCTGTTGAAGGAACATACGTTATCGAAGTTGGACAATTCTCTGGAACGGTCACATCCGAGCTTGATGTCAAGATCACCCTGTTCAGCGTTGGAGGTTCTACCTCTAAGATCGCTACCATAACAGCAGGTACAGCTGCACTTGGAAATATCACCTTTACATGGGATACAAACGTTCTCAGCATAAGTGATTTTGGAGGAGCCCTGCCATCCAACGAAGTGGTCGACAGTGCCGTTGTGAGGGTGGAAGCTGTTTACACAGCGGCATCTCAGCTCATCTTCCAGATCGGAGCCAACGAAGGTCACAACATGGTTGCCGGTATCGATGACATGAGTGCAGCAGCACTTGGATTGACAACAGCTTCTCTCAAGGTCACCGATCAGGACAGTGCAGAAAGGACAATCATGGTCATAGACGCAGCGATTCACAGGGTGAGCACGGCAAGGGCAGCACTCGGTGCTATCCAGAACAGGCTCGAACACACCATCTCCAACCTCGGTGTTGCCGCAGAAAACCTCACAGCCGCAGAATCCAGAATCAGAGATGCAGACATGGCAAAAGAGATGATGGAGTTCACCAAGCAGCAGATCCTGCTCCAGTCCAGTATGGCGATGCTTGCCCAGGCCAACACACTCCCGCAGAACGTCCTCCAGTTGATGAGATAA
- a CDS encoding HAD family hydrolase, whose protein sequence is MIIFDLDGTLLDVWERYFFVFNSWWKIENLDLETFKTLKRRFEQDSMIVNLFRNVSEQEYESYREYKREKLEDPSVLELDRDIVDWSLLDRLKEKYIILTLRRNHKALLEDLKKRNESIVDNVVALKPNGDLLIKYNWVKNNVPSDEEITVVGDSETDLLIGKQKQVHVFLVKTGLRDPDMLIKKFSEQLFGKVFIVNSVNDFLYLYLQNPY, encoded by the coding sequence GTGATAATTTTTGACCTCGATGGAACGTTGTTAGATGTTTGGGAAAGATATTTCTTTGTGTTCAATTCATGGTGGAAAATTGAAAACCTCGATCTTGAAACGTTCAAAACACTGAAGAGAAGGTTCGAACAGGATTCGATGATAGTCAACCTTTTCCGCAATGTCTCCGAACAGGAATACGAGTCATACAGAGAATACAAAAGAGAAAAACTGGAAGATCCATCTGTTTTAGAACTTGATAGAGACATTGTTGATTGGAGTTTATTAGACAGGTTGAAGGAAAAATACATCATACTGACATTGAGGCGAAATCACAAAGCCCTCCTTGAAGATCTGAAAAAGAGAAACGAAAGTATAGTAGACAATGTTGTGGCTTTGAAACCAAACGGAGATCTGTTGATTAAGTACAACTGGGTAAAAAACAATGTACCATCAGACGAAGAGATTACAGTTGTTGGAGATTCAGAAACAGATCTTCTCATAGGGAAACAGAAACAAGTACATGTTTTTCTTGTAAAAACCGGCCTGAGGGATCCAGATATGCTGATAAAAAAATTCTCTGAGCAATTATTCGGGAAAGTGTTCATCGTGAATTCTGTAAACGATTTCTTGTACCTGTACCTTCAAAATCCATATTGA
- a CDS encoding glycosyltransferase family 2 protein: MLQGAKNIGSWLVAIGTNDRICEETFRRAKEKSSRVKFSPQLEVVKNRYPSVSIVIPFLNARKYISRIVENLCLLSYPNFEVVFVNDGSTDGSDKEIGKLLSKDKRFPYKILNLEKNEGPFLARYKGTLAADGEYVVFHDIDDRLQLNGIDRLVLDTVNFGNNVLLAVSLALMKNAKCTGDVWFIDTEKKPMDYFHKTVKHLSGRINPVDSLLPKKVLLESYSLLVSLLGDFGKNFSVGEDMLLVYHMLLNGAVEEIVPVYYIFRGYETGNNFSVSKNLEKRVQSLPLAISYIVTSLTRRQLANLDQLEEMENNIRSRAKVLYGETLGERFWKNFLKYKNYFEKTFGKTL, from the coding sequence ATGCTTCAGGGTGCGAAAAACATTGGAAGCTGGCTTGTAGCGATAGGTACTAACGACAGGATATGCGAAGAGACCTTCAGAAGAGCAAAAGAAAAAAGTAGTAGAGTGAAATTTTCCCCTCAACTCGAAGTTGTAAAAAATCGGTACCCATCTGTATCCATAGTAATACCTTTCTTGAACGCCAGAAAGTACATCAGCAGAATTGTTGAAAATCTTTGCTTGTTGTCTTATCCCAACTTCGAAGTAGTGTTTGTGAATGATGGCTCCACAGATGGAAGTGATAAGGAAATCGGGAAGCTCTTGTCTAAGGACAAGAGGTTTCCATACAAAATCCTGAACCTTGAAAAGAACGAAGGACCGTTCCTTGCAAGATACAAAGGAACCTTGGCTGCTGATGGCGAGTACGTTGTTTTCCACGATATAGACGACAGGTTGCAGTTGAATGGCATCGACAGACTTGTTCTTGATACTGTAAACTTCGGCAACAATGTGCTCCTAGCTGTTTCCTTGGCTCTGATGAAAAACGCAAAATGCACCGGTGATGTGTGGTTCATTGACACAGAAAAAAAACCCATGGATTACTTTCATAAAACAGTGAAACATTTGAGTGGAAGGATTAACCCGGTAGATTCCTTGTTACCCAAAAAAGTTTTGTTAGAAAGCTACTCTTTGCTCGTTTCTTTGCTGGGAGATTTTGGTAAGAACTTCTCAGTGGGTGAAGACATGCTGCTGGTTTACCACATGTTACTGAATGGCGCTGTGGAGGAGATAGTACCTGTCTACTACATCTTCAGAGGTTATGAAACAGGAAACAATTTCTCTGTTTCGAAAAATCTCGAAAAGCGTGTTCAATCTTTACCTTTAGCTATCTCTTACATTGTTACATCCTTGACAAGAAGACAACTTGCGAACCTCGATCAGTTAGAAGAGATGGAGAACAATATAAGAAGCAGGGCAAAAGTACTTTACGGAGAGACTTTGGGAGAAAGATTCTGGAAAAATTTCTTGAAGTACAAAAATTATTTTGAAAAAACATTTGGAAAAACGTTATAA